The following are from one region of the Stigmatella ashevillena genome:
- a CDS encoding DUF167 domain-containing protein: protein MPTWLKVLPEGVELAVLVQPRASRTRVVGEHDGMLKLQLAAPPVDGEANAALVEFLAKRLGLPRRQVTLVAGDAARRKRVFLEGVDAARVEAVMSQTS from the coding sequence GTGCCCACTTGGCTGAAAGTCCTGCCGGAGGGCGTGGAGCTGGCGGTGCTCGTCCAGCCCCGCGCCTCGCGCACCCGCGTGGTGGGCGAACATGACGGGATGCTGAAACTCCAGCTCGCCGCGCCCCCGGTGGATGGAGAAGCCAATGCAGCCCTGGTGGAATTTCTCGCCAAGCGCTTGGGCCTCCCCCGCCGTCAGGTGACGCTGGTGGCGGGTGACGCGGCGCGGCGCAAGCGGGTGTTTTTGGAGGGAGTTGATGCCGCACGGGTCGAGGCTGTTATGTCTCAGACCTCGTGA
- a CDS encoding DivIVA domain-containing protein, with amino-acid sequence MKITPLDIRQKRFDTAVRGFSRREVEAYLELLAGEFEEVVKENISLKEELRRAQLRIEQYQERERTLQETMVTAQRISEDLKSAAKKEAEIIIADAEHQAEKIVHGAHQKLVQVVEDINELKRQRTQFESQVRSVVEAHRKLLETFSGPSFADRDYARVEDNVAYLSQKKATHGE; translated from the coding sequence ATGAAGATCACCCCGCTCGACATCCGGCAGAAGCGGTTTGACACCGCCGTCCGTGGCTTCTCCCGCCGTGAGGTGGAGGCCTACCTGGAGCTGCTGGCCGGAGAGTTCGAGGAGGTGGTGAAGGAGAACATCTCCCTCAAGGAAGAGCTCCGGCGCGCCCAGCTGCGCATCGAGCAGTACCAGGAGCGCGAGCGCACCCTCCAGGAGACGATGGTCACCGCCCAGCGCATCAGCGAGGACCTGAAGTCCGCCGCCAAGAAAGAGGCGGAGATCATCATCGCGGACGCCGAGCACCAAGCGGAGAAGATTGTCCACGGCGCCCACCAGAAGCTCGTCCAGGTGGTGGAGGACATCAACGAGCTCAAGCGCCAGCGCACCCAGTTCGAATCCCAGGTGCGCTCGGTGGTGGAGGCCCACCGCAAGCTGCTGGAGACCTTCAGCGGCCCCAGCTTCGCGGACCGCGACTACGCCCGTGTCGAGGACAACGTGGCCTACCTCTCGCAGAAGAAAGCCACCCACGGCGAGTAG
- a CDS encoding acyl carrier protein has protein sequence MSNPAVAKQPSAGSRDWMCHYLAKKLGVSPDQVDTKKTFDSFGLDSAEAVRMVGDLEDFVGRRLSPSLPYKYPTIEALSQHLDAGKS, from the coding sequence GTGAGCAATCCCGCCGTCGCCAAGCAGCCGTCCGCAGGCAGCCGTGATTGGATGTGTCACTATCTGGCCAAGAAGCTGGGCGTCTCGCCCGATCAGGTGGACACCAAGAAGACCTTTGACAGCTTCGGACTCGACTCGGCCGAGGCCGTGCGCATGGTCGGTGATCTGGAGGACTTCGTTGGCCGCCGGCTGTCTCCCAGCCTGCCCTACAAGTACCCGACCATCGAAGCACTCTCCCAGCACCTGGATGCGGGCAAGAGCTGA
- the msrA gene encoding peptide-methionine (S)-S-oxide reductase MsrA: protein MTSRSTRLALFAVSTTLLGMGALASDPSPKGLPKEPPLATALFAGGCFWSMELAFDKTPGVVSATSGYSGGTKAHPTYGMVSSGTTGHAESVQVVYDPGKVSYAQLLEVFWHNVDPLTANAQFCDRGTEYRSAIFFRDAEQHRLAEDSKRRLERSGRFQQPIVTQIVAASAFYPAEDYHQDYAQKNPEHYQAYRLGCGRDAHLKALWGDDAPKK from the coding sequence ATGACGTCTCGCTCCACACGCCTCGCGCTGTTCGCTGTGAGCACCACCCTCTTGGGAATGGGGGCCCTGGCCTCCGATCCCTCCCCCAAGGGCTTACCGAAGGAGCCCCCGCTTGCCACCGCCCTCTTCGCGGGAGGCTGCTTCTGGTCCATGGAGCTGGCCTTCGACAAGACGCCGGGCGTGGTGTCCGCCACCTCGGGCTACTCCGGGGGAACGAAGGCCCACCCCACCTATGGCATGGTCTCCAGCGGAACCACGGGTCATGCCGAGTCCGTGCAGGTGGTCTACGATCCGGGCAAGGTGAGCTACGCGCAGCTGCTCGAGGTCTTCTGGCACAACGTGGACCCCCTCACGGCCAATGCCCAGTTCTGTGACAGGGGAACCGAGTATCGCTCCGCCATTTTCTTTCGCGATGCGGAGCAGCATCGGCTCGCCGAAGACTCCAAGCGGCGGCTCGAGCGTTCGGGGCGCTTCCAGCAGCCGATCGTGACCCAGATCGTTGCCGCCTCCGCCTTCTACCCCGCCGAGGATTACCACCAGGACTACGCTCAAAAGAACCCGGAGCATTACCAGGCCTACCGGCTGGGGTGCGGCCGCGATGCTCACCTGAAGGCACTTTGGGGGGACGACGCACCGAAGAAGTGA
- a CDS encoding class I SAM-dependent methyltransferase — MSTSGAQAQVGASKESIQYHYDIGNDFLALAQEETRTYSSAMWEEGDTHEQAQIRKLDYHIGQIRAKGAERVLDIGCGWGSLVKRLAANHGVKQVVGLTLSQEQKRYIHQAINLPQIEVRLENWQDYQPSEPFDGIISLGAFEHFAKIDEDKIEAYRRYFKRCYDFLKPGGRMSLQTMAYGDVPRDRKHKDLFIAREVFPESDLPYLADIVRSSEMLFEVEFMRNDRHDYVKTMRAWFENLRSNREKALKLVPLEVIERYERMYRTMSYSFDLGAFHLYRITFRRIEPNRFGKD, encoded by the coding sequence ATGTCAACCAGCGGAGCACAGGCGCAGGTGGGCGCCTCCAAAGAATCCATCCAGTATCACTACGATATCGGGAATGACTTCCTGGCCCTCGCGCAGGAAGAGACCCGTACGTACTCGTCCGCCATGTGGGAGGAAGGGGACACCCACGAGCAGGCCCAGATTCGCAAGCTGGACTACCACATCGGTCAAATCCGCGCGAAGGGCGCCGAGCGGGTCCTCGACATCGGCTGCGGCTGGGGTTCGCTGGTCAAGCGGCTGGCCGCGAACCACGGCGTCAAGCAGGTCGTGGGGCTCACGCTCAGCCAGGAGCAGAAGCGCTACATTCACCAGGCGATCAACCTGCCCCAGATCGAGGTGCGGTTGGAGAACTGGCAGGACTACCAGCCGAGCGAGCCGTTTGACGGCATCATCTCGCTGGGCGCCTTCGAGCACTTCGCCAAGATCGACGAGGACAAGATCGAGGCGTACCGGCGCTACTTCAAGCGCTGCTACGATTTCCTGAAGCCTGGCGGCCGCATGTCCCTCCAGACCATGGCCTACGGCGACGTCCCTCGCGACCGCAAGCACAAGGACCTGTTCATTGCCCGCGAGGTGTTCCCCGAGTCGGACCTGCCGTACCTGGCCGACATCGTCCGCTCCAGCGAGATGCTCTTCGAAGTGGAGTTCATGCGCAACGACCGGCACGACTACGTCAAGACGATGCGGGCCTGGTTCGAGAACCTGCGCAGCAACCGCGAGAAGGCGCTGAAGCTGGTTCCGCTCGAGGTGATTGAGCGCTACGAGCGGATGTACCGGACGATGAGCTACTCGTTCGACCTGGGGGCCTTCCACCTCTACCGCATCACCTTCCGGCGCATCGAACCCAACCGTTTCGGCAAAGACTGA
- a CDS encoding carbohydrate-binding protein, with amino-acid sequence MHRILLTCAVFVLITTACGESSKEGPPEDGGMEGPGPQDGGTGGDGGTADTCERFGHFGVPASTFTLPGPNSKGELYIPDVQARFPAVDWSTLDRLYVVAGNYTLINLGNLPARTAARPLIITNQGGQVVIRPPAGSTQGYIWSMGGGANWILTGRYDPDSGTGHADFPGHRCGAYATSRSRYGFLSDDVFLNGGHMGLGIGQARSFEVEFVEITRAGFAGLRINQSATGGTVPPLDGIRLHDLYIHDTASEAIYFGSTQGAPTPLGSGLKVYNNRLVRTGTESLQVQNLGDGAEVHHNVFAYGALDWRAAFQMYQDNNSQAQVRGGLIHFHHNVFLGGAAALLNFFAGSESGDAPLSVKFSDNYFADTLNLGIYVGGTSGPDAAFLWERNAFRGLDFGYTSIYPSTTDPGVVFRLSSTINSPTTLKDNVWEGSRKIVQGITGGSGSAGKVTATGNVNGPVPVLQFVASGLPAGTATRQLEMWTDKATLAADAPEVTYAAGSLVMHDGQLYRARSANTNKIPPSNLTVWEQLPLPVDDLRTAPGTEWSQRGVGLLSPSP; translated from the coding sequence ATGCACCGGATCTTGCTCACCTGCGCTGTCTTTGTCCTCATCACCACGGCGTGTGGGGAGTCTTCCAAGGAAGGGCCTCCTGAAGACGGGGGCATGGAGGGACCGGGCCCCCAGGATGGAGGGACCGGTGGGGATGGGGGCACCGCAGACACTTGCGAGCGCTTTGGCCACTTCGGTGTGCCGGCAAGCACCTTCACGCTCCCCGGCCCCAACAGCAAGGGCGAGCTTTACATCCCGGATGTGCAGGCGCGCTTCCCGGCGGTGGATTGGAGCACCCTGGATCGGCTCTACGTGGTGGCGGGGAACTACACGCTCATCAACTTGGGCAATCTTCCGGCGCGCACCGCGGCCCGGCCGCTGATCATCACGAACCAAGGAGGGCAGGTGGTCATCCGTCCTCCCGCGGGAAGTACCCAGGGTTACATCTGGTCGATGGGTGGGGGGGCGAACTGGATCCTCACCGGCCGGTATGATCCGGATTCCGGCACCGGCCACGCGGACTTCCCGGGCCATCGGTGTGGTGCCTATGCCACCTCTCGCTCCCGGTATGGCTTCCTGAGCGACGACGTGTTCCTGAATGGTGGGCATATGGGGCTCGGCATTGGCCAGGCCCGCAGCTTCGAGGTGGAGTTCGTGGAAATCACACGGGCTGGCTTCGCGGGACTTCGCATCAACCAGTCGGCCACCGGGGGAACGGTGCCGCCCCTCGATGGGATCCGCCTGCATGATCTGTACATCCACGACACCGCCAGCGAGGCCATCTACTTCGGATCGACGCAAGGCGCTCCCACGCCTCTGGGTTCTGGTCTGAAGGTCTACAACAACCGGCTCGTGCGCACGGGGACGGAATCCCTCCAGGTGCAGAACCTCGGTGACGGTGCGGAGGTCCACCACAACGTGTTTGCTTATGGCGCACTCGACTGGCGTGCTGCCTTCCAGATGTACCAGGACAATAATTCGCAAGCGCAGGTCCGGGGTGGGCTCATCCACTTTCACCACAACGTCTTTTTGGGGGGCGCCGCAGCGCTGCTGAATTTCTTTGCTGGCTCCGAGAGTGGAGATGCTCCGCTGAGTGTGAAGTTCTCGGACAACTACTTCGCGGACACGCTGAACCTCGGCATCTATGTCGGTGGCACGTCTGGACCCGATGCGGCGTTCCTTTGGGAGCGCAACGCGTTCCGGGGGCTCGACTTTGGGTACACGAGTATCTACCCGTCCACGACGGATCCGGGCGTTGTCTTCAGGCTGAGTTCCACGATCAACTCACCCACCACGTTGAAAGACAACGTCTGGGAGGGGAGCCGTAAGATTGTCCAGGGCATCACGGGCGGGAGCGGCAGCGCGGGGAAGGTGACCGCGACGGGCAACGTGAATGGCCCCGTTCCGGTCCTGCAATTCGTGGCCTCAGGCTTGCCCGCAGGGACCGCGACCCGGCAGCTCGAGATGTGGACGGACAAGGCCACTCTGGCTGCTGACGCTCCCGAGGTGACGTATGCGGCGGGGTCGTTGGTGATGCACGACGGTCAGCTCTACCGGGCACGTTCGGCGAACACCAACAAGATCCCCCCCTCGAACCTGACGGTGTGGGAGCAATTGCCCCTGCCGGTGGACGACTTGCGCACGGCCCCCGGGACCGAGTGGTCGCAGCGAGGGGTGGGCCTGTTGAGCCCCTCGCCGTAG
- the polA gene encoding DNA polymerase I, producing the protein MVSSPLRSAPVLTLIDASSFIFRAYHAVPPLSTSKGVPTNAVLGFTRMVLKSLKDLEPTHIALAFDKDSRVERQKIDPNYKAHREGPPEDLVPQFALIRKVVEALNLPILEVPGWEADDVIGTLAARAKAEGFCVQVVTGDKDFIQIVDEDVRLFDPMKDVHTGPAEVKERLGIEPRQMRDYLSLIGDAVDNVPKVPGIGDKTAAALLQQFGDVDTMLARLDEVKKPKIREAIASHRESLLRARQLVTFNTHLDLKVTIPELIRRPIDNARARQLFTELEFFRLVNDLPADTSTPKPAEPAVPAAPVKVITTEEELKALAEAAREAGALFLVPAYAGPPFATPLVGLGIALPDGRTAYVPLRHDVLGSTQVPEARFAHVMGGLLADPAVKKGGHDLKVLSLLLGSMKLTLQGASDDVELLSYLLNPSRREHALPDLSRERLGLELPALPATAEGKKGRPLGEHSAEEVAAAYGARAEAARRLAPRLWEELEAIGLAALARDMELPLLPILARMEQRGVKLDTAVFKTLSTQVDAECETKLKNIHTLAGQEFNVGSNPQLAQVLYDKLGLPILKKGKTGPSTDQEVLEKLAEQHPLPGAILEYRSLSKLKSTYLDTLPGLVAKDGRIHTTYHQAATATGRLSSSDPNLQNIPVRTELGREIRRAFVAEAGYQLVSADYSQVELRLLAHIAEDPVLLEAFQHDEDIHSRTAAEIFGVPPDKVDRDQRRVAKTVNFGIAYGLSPHGLSTRLSISVEEARDIIERYFTRYAGIRRYLEDTVERARKTGYVETMFGRRRLMADLNSKNRAVAQAAERAAINMPIQGTAADLIKKAMLAVDEALTKERLSTVMLLQVHDELLFEAPDAEVDRVKELARQCMSSVATLKVPLKVDVGAGKTWADAH; encoded by the coding sequence ATGGTTTCGAGCCCCCTGCGCTCCGCCCCCGTCCTCACGCTGATCGACGCTTCCAGCTTCATCTTCCGCGCCTACCACGCGGTGCCCCCTCTCTCCACGAGCAAAGGGGTGCCCACCAACGCGGTGCTGGGCTTCACGCGCATGGTGCTCAAGTCCCTGAAGGACCTGGAGCCCACCCACATCGCGCTCGCCTTCGACAAGGACAGCCGCGTCGAACGCCAGAAGATCGACCCCAACTACAAGGCCCACCGCGAGGGCCCCCCCGAGGACCTGGTTCCCCAGTTCGCCCTCATCCGCAAGGTGGTGGAGGCGCTCAATCTCCCCATCCTTGAGGTTCCCGGGTGGGAGGCGGACGACGTCATTGGCACGCTGGCCGCTCGCGCCAAGGCCGAGGGGTTCTGCGTCCAGGTGGTGACGGGGGACAAGGACTTCATTCAGATCGTCGACGAGGACGTGCGCCTCTTCGATCCGATGAAGGATGTACACACCGGGCCCGCGGAGGTGAAGGAACGGCTGGGCATCGAGCCCCGGCAGATGCGCGACTACCTGTCTCTCATCGGCGACGCGGTGGACAACGTTCCCAAGGTTCCCGGCATCGGCGACAAGACGGCGGCGGCGCTGCTCCAGCAGTTCGGAGACGTGGACACGATGCTTGCCCGGCTGGATGAAGTGAAGAAGCCGAAGATCCGTGAGGCGATCGCTTCCCACCGCGAGAGCCTGCTCCGCGCCCGGCAACTGGTGACGTTCAACACCCACCTGGACCTGAAGGTCACCATCCCGGAGCTGATTCGCCGTCCCATCGATAACGCCCGTGCGCGGCAGCTCTTCACGGAGCTGGAGTTCTTCCGGCTCGTGAATGATCTGCCCGCGGACACCTCCACGCCGAAGCCCGCAGAGCCCGCGGTGCCTGCGGCCCCCGTGAAGGTCATCACCACCGAGGAAGAGCTGAAGGCCCTGGCGGAGGCGGCCCGCGAGGCAGGCGCGCTCTTCCTGGTGCCGGCCTACGCGGGGCCTCCCTTCGCCACGCCCCTGGTGGGGTTGGGGATCGCGCTGCCGGATGGGCGCACCGCGTATGTGCCCTTGCGCCATGACGTGCTCGGCTCGACGCAGGTGCCAGAGGCGCGCTTTGCCCACGTCATGGGCGGGTTGCTCGCAGACCCCGCCGTGAAGAAGGGAGGGCATGATCTCAAGGTGCTCTCGTTGTTGCTCGGGAGCATGAAGCTGACGCTTCAGGGCGCCTCCGACGACGTGGAGTTGCTGAGCTACCTGCTCAATCCCTCGCGAAGGGAGCATGCGCTCCCGGACCTGAGCCGCGAGCGGCTGGGGCTGGAATTGCCCGCGTTGCCCGCCACGGCGGAGGGGAAGAAGGGCCGGCCCCTGGGGGAGCACAGCGCGGAGGAGGTGGCCGCTGCCTACGGTGCTCGCGCGGAGGCAGCACGGAGGCTGGCCCCCCGGCTCTGGGAGGAGTTGGAGGCGATCGGGCTGGCGGCGCTGGCACGCGACATGGAACTGCCGCTGCTGCCCATCCTGGCTCGGATGGAGCAACGGGGGGTGAAGCTGGACACGGCCGTGTTCAAGACCCTCTCCACCCAGGTGGATGCCGAGTGCGAGACGAAGCTCAAGAACATCCACACGCTCGCGGGGCAGGAGTTCAACGTGGGCTCCAACCCCCAACTGGCGCAGGTGCTCTACGACAAACTCGGGCTGCCCATCCTCAAGAAGGGCAAGACGGGCCCGTCCACGGATCAGGAGGTGCTGGAGAAGTTGGCCGAGCAGCACCCCCTGCCGGGCGCCATCCTCGAGTACCGCTCCCTGTCCAAGCTCAAGAGCACCTACCTGGACACGTTGCCGGGGCTCGTGGCGAAGGATGGGCGCATCCACACCACCTACCACCAGGCGGCGACCGCCACCGGGCGGCTCTCCTCGTCGGACCCGAACCTCCAGAACATCCCCGTGCGCACGGAGTTGGGGCGGGAGATCCGGCGCGCCTTCGTGGCGGAGGCCGGTTACCAGCTCGTCTCCGCGGACTACAGCCAAGTCGAGCTGCGGCTGCTGGCGCACATCGCCGAGGATCCCGTCCTCCTGGAGGCCTTCCAGCATGACGAGGACATTCACAGCCGCACGGCCGCGGAGATCTTCGGCGTGCCGCCGGACAAGGTGGACCGAGATCAACGCCGCGTGGCCAAGACGGTCAACTTCGGTATTGCCTACGGCCTGTCACCCCACGGGCTGTCCACCCGCCTGAGCATCTCCGTCGAGGAGGCGCGAGACATCATCGAGCGCTACTTCACCCGCTATGCGGGCATCCGCCGCTATCTGGAGGACACCGTCGAGCGGGCGCGAAAGACAGGCTACGTGGAGACGATGTTCGGCCGTCGGCGGCTGATGGCGGATCTGAACTCGAAGAACCGCGCCGTGGCCCAGGCCGCCGAGCGTGCCGCCATCAACATGCCCATTCAGGGCACTGCGGCGGATCTCATCAAGAAGGCCATGCTGGCGGTGGATGAGGCGCTGACAAAGGAGCGTCTGTCCACGGTGATGCTGCTCCAGGTGCACGACGAATTGCTCTTCGAGGCGCCCGACGCCGAAGTGGACCGGGTGAAGGAACTGGCGCGCCAGTGCATGTCCTCGGTGGCCACCCTCAAGGTCCCCCTCAAGGTGGACGTGGGCGCGGGCAAGACGTGGGCGGACGCCCACTGA
- a CDS encoding peptidase MA family metallohydrolase yields the protein MRLLLLMFLLLLAPRASAQEGSVSAHGVGEPALLPTSRPEQVAGEIATPRFRLLYTQASEGTARALSENIEAVRESFVKVLGRDWPGTTEIRIGLGREEYEALALPGGQPPGWAVALAYPTHGIILLEARSLNTPEGPVTLRHELAHVALGQIGGTWPRWFQEGMAQHLTGERIALTHYAAIFRAVAQQRVFEFEDLAQGWPDMRSDVEIAYAQSADFVAYLASVHGAQSMSHLLNAVAAGEPFEKAFGKAFHSSLTVEENAWRGGLATRFGWLPLTTSMQLAWMVAPALCVVAYLRRRQQQAARLEAMSQEEAAEDAEMERLAAEAALQQQPPAQEGILVPWPAPLSEEQREAMDEEEARDPSLPKPTLH from the coding sequence ATGCGCTTGCTCCTCCTGATGTTCCTGCTGCTGTTGGCCCCCCGGGCTTCCGCCCAGGAGGGCAGTGTGAGTGCCCACGGCGTCGGTGAGCCCGCCCTGCTGCCCACCTCCCGCCCGGAGCAGGTGGCGGGCGAGATCGCCACCCCGCGCTTCCGCCTCCTTTATACGCAAGCCTCGGAAGGAACCGCCCGGGCCCTCTCGGAGAACATCGAGGCGGTGCGCGAGTCCTTCGTGAAGGTGCTCGGACGGGACTGGCCGGGCACCACGGAGATCCGCATCGGCCTGGGCCGAGAGGAGTACGAGGCCTTGGCGCTGCCGGGAGGCCAGCCACCGGGTTGGGCCGTGGCGCTCGCCTACCCCACCCATGGCATCATCCTGCTGGAGGCACGCAGCCTCAACACCCCGGAGGGGCCGGTGACGCTGCGCCACGAGCTGGCCCACGTGGCCCTGGGACAGATTGGTGGCACCTGGCCCCGCTGGTTCCAGGAGGGCATGGCCCAGCACCTCACCGGGGAGCGCATTGCCCTCACGCACTATGCGGCCATCTTCCGGGCCGTGGCCCAGCAGCGCGTCTTCGAGTTCGAGGATCTCGCCCAGGGGTGGCCCGACATGCGCTCGGATGTGGAGATTGCCTACGCCCAGAGCGCGGACTTCGTGGCCTACCTCGCCTCGGTTCATGGGGCTCAGTCCATGAGCCATCTCCTCAACGCGGTGGCCGCGGGCGAGCCCTTCGAAAAGGCGTTCGGCAAGGCCTTCCACTCCTCGCTGACGGTGGAGGAGAACGCCTGGCGCGGGGGACTGGCCACGCGCTTCGGCTGGTTGCCACTGACCACCAGCATGCAGCTGGCGTGGATGGTGGCCCCCGCGCTCTGCGTGGTGGCCTACCTGCGCCGCCGCCAGCAGCAGGCCGCGCGCCTGGAGGCCATGTCTCAGGAAGAGGCGGCCGAGGATGCCGAAATGGAGCGCCTCGCCGCCGAGGCCGCCCTCCAGCAACAGCCTCCCGCTCAGGAAGGCATCCTCGTGCCCTGGCCCGCGCCCCTCTCCGAGGAACAGCGCGAGGCCATGGACGAGGAAGAGGCGCGAGACCCGAGTCTGCCCAAGCCCACGCTGCACTGA
- the proC gene encoding pyrroline-5-carboxylate reductase, producing MLERTIAFLGAGNMAEALIKGLLRSGTARPDAVIATGRRADRLQGLQSTYGVRTLTDNVAAAREAGIIVLSVKPQAMDKLLVQVAPVLDSSKLVISVAAGVPIAALERRLGAGARIVRTMPNTPSLVGAGACALARGEHASEEDLAVASRIFQAVGTTTVVDENLLDAVTGLSGSGPAYIFLVIEALSDAGVKVGLPRYTALKLAAQTVLGSAQLLIETNAHPGQLKDQVTSPGGTAIAGLHTLEAGGLRTTLINAVEAATRRAKELGEQFLEKSER from the coding sequence ATGCTCGAACGCACCATCGCTTTTCTCGGAGCCGGCAACATGGCGGAAGCCCTCATCAAGGGCCTCCTGCGCTCCGGCACCGCCCGCCCAGACGCCGTCATCGCCACGGGCCGCCGCGCCGACCGTTTGCAGGGACTCCAGAGCACCTACGGCGTGCGCACCCTGACAGACAATGTGGCCGCCGCCCGGGAAGCGGGCATCATCGTGCTCTCCGTCAAGCCGCAGGCCATGGACAAGCTGCTCGTCCAGGTGGCGCCCGTGCTGGACTCGAGCAAGCTGGTCATCTCCGTCGCCGCGGGCGTCCCCATCGCCGCGCTGGAGCGGCGGCTGGGGGCCGGGGCTCGCATCGTCCGCACCATGCCCAACACCCCCTCCCTGGTCGGCGCGGGCGCCTGCGCCCTGGCCCGGGGCGAGCATGCCAGCGAGGAGGATCTCGCCGTGGCCAGCCGCATCTTCCAGGCCGTGGGCACCACCACCGTGGTGGATGAAAACCTGCTGGACGCGGTGACGGGGCTGTCCGGCAGCGGACCCGCCTACATCTTCCTGGTCATCGAAGCGCTCTCGGATGCGGGGGTGAAAGTGGGCCTTCCCCGTTACACCGCCCTCAAGCTCGCCGCGCAGACGGTACTCGGCAGCGCCCAGCTGCTCATCGAGACCAACGCCCACCCCGGCCAGCTCAAGGACCAAGTGACAAGCCCCGGAGGCACCGCGATCGCTGGCTTGCATACCCTGGAAGCAGGCGGGCTGCGCACCACCCTCATCAACGCGGTGGAGGCCGCCACCCGCCGCGCCAAGGAGCTGGGAGAGCAGTTCCTGGAGAAGTCCGAGCGCTGA
- a CDS encoding alpha/beta fold hydrolase translates to MNQSIQKRNHVHVTGKGQETLLFAHGFGANQNAWRHQVAAFQDRYRIVLFDHVGCGQSDVNAYNPQRYSSLHAYAADVLELCEELNLSGCTWVGHSFSGMVGVLAASKAPSRFRRLVLVGTSPRYLNDPTEDYYGGSEQPQLEAMYATVSSQYDAWASSFAAASIPGRPELVQEYSRGLHAMRPDIALSLIRTILQSDHRADLPQLKLPALVVQTAEDFVVPEAVARYLVRRLPHAHWAPLEEAVGHHPHLAAPAALNKLIDSYLSSAP, encoded by the coding sequence ATGAATCAATCCATCCAGAAGCGCAACCATGTTCATGTGACAGGCAAGGGCCAGGAAACGCTCCTCTTCGCGCATGGGTTCGGCGCCAATCAGAATGCTTGGCGCCACCAGGTGGCGGCATTCCAGGACCGGTACCGCATCGTCCTCTTCGACCATGTGGGATGTGGCCAGTCCGACGTCAACGCCTACAACCCGCAGCGCTACAGCAGCCTTCACGCCTACGCGGCGGACGTGCTGGAGTTGTGCGAGGAGCTGAATCTCTCCGGCTGTACCTGGGTGGGCCACTCCTTCAGCGGCATGGTGGGGGTGTTGGCGGCCTCGAAAGCGCCCAGCCGGTTCCGGAGACTCGTCCTCGTGGGCACCTCTCCGCGCTACCTCAATGATCCCACCGAGGACTACTACGGGGGTTCCGAGCAGCCGCAGTTGGAAGCGATGTATGCCACCGTGTCTTCCCAATACGATGCCTGGGCGAGCAGCTTCGCGGCAGCGTCCATTCCCGGAAGGCCCGAGCTGGTCCAGGAATACTCCCGAGGCCTTCACGCGATGCGCCCAGACATCGCGCTCTCTCTGATCCGCACCATCTTGCAGTCAGACCACCGCGCGGATTTGCCCCAGTTGAAGCTGCCCGCGCTCGTTGTCCAGACCGCGGAAGACTTCGTCGTGCCTGAAGCGGTGGCCAGGTACCTGGTCCGCCGCCTTCCCCACGCGCACTGGGCCCCTTTGGAGGAAGCGGTGGGGCACCACCCCCACCTGGCGGCCCCTGCGGCGCTGAACAAGCTCATCGACTCCTATCTCTCCTCGGCCCCATGA
- a CDS encoding acyl-CoA desaturase: MANIPEHARLDQILAIVVTIVPTLGTLAAGLLWWAGHAPTAPELITAAILYIITVIGLEVGFHRHLAHLAFKARPGLRTALLAAGSMAFHGPAIWWCAIHRRHHTLSDLEGDPHSPRLSGDGVWGKLKGFYHSHMGWLFTAGSTRPENWRDRVRDLYEDDLVLRMHLQYYVWLVLGLIIPTAVSGFAHGSLFGALMGFLWGGMVRIFLVNQCIWSLNSLCHLIGKPYFRTRDYSKNSFALALFTFGQGWHNNHHAFPSSAYTGLKWWQIDFGGWVVWTLKSVRLVWDVRKPTPKMIALKELYTNPKN, encoded by the coding sequence GTGGCGAACATCCCCGAGCACGCTCGACTCGACCAAATCCTGGCCATTGTTGTCACGATCGTTCCGACCCTGGGAACACTCGCTGCGGGACTTCTCTGGTGGGCAGGCCATGCCCCCACAGCGCCAGAGCTGATCACGGCGGCGATCCTATACATCATCACCGTCATTGGCCTGGAGGTCGGTTTTCACCGGCATCTGGCCCACCTTGCATTCAAGGCGCGGCCGGGCTTGCGCACGGCGCTCCTCGCGGCCGGCTCCATGGCCTTCCACGGCCCCGCGATCTGGTGGTGTGCCATCCATCGCCGCCACCACACGCTGAGTGATTTGGAGGGAGATCCGCACTCCCCCCGCCTCTCGGGAGACGGGGTGTGGGGCAAACTGAAAGGCTTCTATCACAGCCACATGGGCTGGCTCTTCACCGCGGGTTCGACGCGGCCCGAGAACTGGCGTGACCGCGTCCGGGACCTTTACGAAGATGATCTGGTCCTGCGCATGCATCTGCAATACTATGTCTGGCTGGTCCTGGGCTTGATCATTCCCACCGCAGTGAGCGGCTTCGCGCACGGCAGCCTGTTCGGCGCCCTGATGGGATTTCTCTGGGGCGGCATGGTCCGGATTTTTCTGGTCAATCAGTGCATCTGGTCCCTGAACTCGCTGTGCCACCTGATTGGAAAGCCCTATTTCCGCACCCGGGATTACAGCAAGAACAGCTTCGCCCTGGCACTGTTTACCTTTGGCCAGGGCTGGCACAACAACCACCATGCCTTTCCGAGCTCTGCCTACACCGGACTCAAATGGTGGCAGATCGACTTTGGAGGGTGGGTCGTCTGGACGCTGAAATCCGTCAGGCTGGTCTGGGATGTCCGCAAACCGACGCCCAAGATGATTGCCCTCAAAGAACTCTACACCAACCCGAAGAACTAG